In the Balaenoptera acutorostrata chromosome 7, mBalAcu1.1, whole genome shotgun sequence genome, one interval contains:
- the TMEM140 gene encoding transmembrane protein 140 isoform X3 — protein sequence MEVPREAPCKAQEKMPVLRSRRRNQLRFLGIMTLTVTAIFLLFFALLWKAGNLIDLPNLRIGFYNFCLWNEGTGALQCHQFPELEALGVPRVGLALARLGVYGALVLTLFVPLPLLLAWCNSNEGEWQLAVGFLATSSMLLASGLGLFLTYTWKWLRPSLLGPGFLALGAAQALLILLLMATVVFPQRAKDKNLRAASSV from the coding sequence GTACCCAGGGAGGCGCCCTGCAAAGCGCAGGAGAAGATGCCCGTCCTAAGGTCAAGGCGGAGGAACCAGCTGCGGTTCCTGGGAATCATGACGCTCACAGTCACAGCGATCTTCCTGCTGTTCTTTGCTCTCCTCTGGAAGGCCGGCAACCTCATCGACTTGCCCAACCTCAGAATTGGCTTCTACAACTTCTGTCTCTGGAACGAGGGCACTGGGGCCCTACAGTGTCACCAGTTCCCTGAGCTGGAGGCCCTGGGGGTGCCTCGAGTTGGCCTGGCCCTGGCCAGGCTTGGCGTGTACGGGGCCCTGGTCCTCACCCTCTTCGtccccctgcctctcctcctggCCTGGTGCAACAGTAACGAGGGAGAGTGGCAGCTGGCCGTGGGCTTCCTGGCCACGTCCTCCATGCTGCTGGCCAGCGGCCTGGGCCTCTTCCTCACCTACACATGGAAGTGGCTCCGGCCCTCCCTCCTGGGGCCTGGGTTTCTAGCTCTGGGTGCTGCCCAGGCCTTACTCATCCTCTTGCTTATGGCCACAGTCGTGTTCCCTCAGAGGGCAAAGGACAAGAACTTGAGAGCTGCTAGCTCTGTCTAA
- the TMEM140 gene encoding transmembrane protein 140 isoform X2, with translation MSILVPREAPCKAQEKMPVLRSRRRNQLRFLGIMTLTVTAIFLLFFALLWKAGNLIDLPNLRIGFYNFCLWNEGTGALQCHQFPELEALGVPRVGLALARLGVYGALVLTLFVPLPLLLAWCNSNEGEWQLAVGFLATSSMLLASGLGLFLTYTWKWLRPSLLGPGFLALGAAQALLILLLMATVVFPQRAKDKNLRAASSV, from the coding sequence GTACCCAGGGAGGCGCCCTGCAAAGCGCAGGAGAAGATGCCCGTCCTAAGGTCAAGGCGGAGGAACCAGCTGCGGTTCCTGGGAATCATGACGCTCACAGTCACAGCGATCTTCCTGCTGTTCTTTGCTCTCCTCTGGAAGGCCGGCAACCTCATCGACTTGCCCAACCTCAGAATTGGCTTCTACAACTTCTGTCTCTGGAACGAGGGCACTGGGGCCCTACAGTGTCACCAGTTCCCTGAGCTGGAGGCCCTGGGGGTGCCTCGAGTTGGCCTGGCCCTGGCCAGGCTTGGCGTGTACGGGGCCCTGGTCCTCACCCTCTTCGtccccctgcctctcctcctggCCTGGTGCAACAGTAACGAGGGAGAGTGGCAGCTGGCCGTGGGCTTCCTGGCCACGTCCTCCATGCTGCTGGCCAGCGGCCTGGGCCTCTTCCTCACCTACACATGGAAGTGGCTCCGGCCCTCCCTCCTGGGGCCTGGGTTTCTAGCTCTGGGTGCTGCCCAGGCCTTACTCATCCTCTTGCTTATGGCCACAGTCGTGTTCCCTCAGAGGGCAAAGGACAAGAACTTGAGAGCTGCTAGCTCTGTCTAA